AGATTTTGGAGGTTAGATTAGTCACTGttatgaaattaaaaaatatctcatTCCAACATTTCAACATTCCAAAATGAATTCAACAGATtttaaattggaaaatttgagaaaaaacaTAACTGAAAGTAGTTTTCAAATAAAAGCCATAGTTCAAGTAAGTTCGATCTATAAGCTTCTGTTCCAACATAATTTCATTCTTGTATTTCTAGGATATAAATGAATGTGAGGGACCATTATCGGAACTTCATAAACTGAATTCCGTGGGTAGATCTAAAATTGCTTCTCTCAGGGAGcacattgataaatttttggaaATGGCAGATGAAAGTAAAGATTCTAACCTACTGAAGGAGGTAATACTCTACAGAGAACAGCTATCTAGGTGAGTTTATATCGTTTTTGTGAGTTCTGAGTTGTGATAAAATCTCAGTACTCAATGTCAGTATCAGTAATTATGTTTGGAATTACCcaaattcaaatcaaatgatTTCAGTACAATGGATTATTTTAAAAAGGCAAATATAAAGACGATGCTGAAAATTGAGAAGGATTCCAAACAAAAACTGTTCAGTAGAAGTCAGGAATCTGGCCTTAGACTGAGGAGTCAAAAACGTGATAAGGAGAGTCTTGTTAAGCAATCATCAAATATAACTGATCAACTTTTGGCAGTTAGTAGACAGCTTGCCGATACAACTAAACAGAGTGCTGACACCTTGGACACCTTAATAAGCTCTTCAGATAGCATATACGGGACACAGGAGGAACTGAAAGTAACTGGTGGTGCGATTACACAATCAGGGAAACTCCTAGCTAAGTATGGGAGGAGGGAGTTCACTGATAAAATCCTAGTCTGGTTCGCTTTTctgtttttctgcttttgtgtGTTCTACATAGTGCAAAAAAggttattttgaataatttttttcactgaTATTGGAATACGAAGCTGCAAATTTTGGTTGAACAGGTGATGACTATTGTCTGGGTGCTATTATAATAATAGCTTATGGAGTTCCTTAAAGGGGTAGAGATTTCATTTATATCAATTGATTGTCATAATTTCTATGAGGTTTTGAAAGATCATTATTATAATTGaacataataattttcaatgtatGGTTTTATGTTGACAAAGCACCAATTGAGTGTATGTACTGAATGTAAATAAATGAAGATATATTTACAAAGGAAATAAATTTCATATCGAATGCATGTCTTTCATTCTATTTAACCTTGTTTTATCCTTATTCCAATGTAGTGAAACAAGAAGGGAAATATActaattcatttcaatatgtTCTACTCACTGACATAAGACAAATGTGTAATATGAAGatgaaaatatatt
Above is a window of Coccinella septempunctata chromosome 5, icCocSept1.1, whole genome shotgun sequence DNA encoding:
- the LOC123313710 gene encoding vesicle transport protein SEC20 — its product is MNSTDFKLENLRKNITESSFQIKAIVQDINECEGPLSELHKLNSVGRSKIASLREHIDKFLEMADESKDSNLLKEVILYREQLSSTMDYFKKANIKTMLKIEKDSKQKLFSRSQESGLRLRSQKRDKESLVKQSSNITDQLLAVSRQLADTTKQSADTLDTLISSSDSIYGTQEELKVTGGAITQSGKLLAKYGRREFTDKILVWFAFLFFCFCVFYIVQKRLF